The segment CGGCAGAGGAAGTGATTGCTGGCGACGAGGAACCGGTGCGGGCCGTCCGCCGGAAACGGCAATCGTCCATGGTCATCGCGGGACGTTTAGTTCGCGAAGGTGAGGCCGATGCGATGATATCCGCCGGCAACACCGGCGCGCTGATGGCGACTGGCCTGCTTGTCATCGGACGGGTGGAAGGCGTCGACCGCCCTGCGCTCGCGCCTCTCCTTCCGACATGGGACGGTCGGGGCGTTTTGGCGCTCGACTTGGGCGCCAACATGGACGCGGAGCCGGAACATCTCGTCCAGTACGCGGTGATGGGCACACTTTATCGGCGGCACGTTCACGGCATCGATCGCCCGCGGGTCGGCCTATTGAACGTCGGCACCGAACCGACGAAAGGCAACGAGCTGACGAAACGAGCGTTTTCGCTGCTGGAGCGTTCGCCGGTCGCGTTTATAGGCAACGTCGAATCGCGCGACGTGCTGGAAGGCCAGTGCGATGTTCTGGTGTGCGACGGTTTCGTCGGCAATATCATGCTTAAATCGATGGAAGGCACGGCGTTGGCCATCTTGGCGGAAATGAAGCGCCAGTTTTCCGCCACGTGGACGACCAAACTGGCAGCGTTGGCGATGAAGCACAGGATGCAGGAATTCAGGCGGAAAATCGACTACCGCGAAACCGGAGGCGCCCCGCTGCTGGGAGTGCGCGGCGTCTGCATCAAGGCGCACGGCGCTTCCGACGCCGATGCGTTCAAAAACGCGATCCGGCAGGCAAGAGAAGCGTTGTGTCACGACATTGTCCGCAAGATTTCCGAACAATTCCGGGAAAAGCGAGAGTGAGCTCATGCGTTCGGCGGCGGTGGGCATTTTGGGAACAGGTAAACATGTGCCGGACCGTGTTCTGACGAACCGGGACCTGGAGCGCATGGTTGACACGAGCGATGAATGGATTGTCACCCGGACCGGTATCCGAGAGCGGCGAATCGCTTCGTATGAGGAAGCGGCGTCGGATCTCGCGCTTCCCGCCGCGCGCGAGGCGTTGGGGAAAGCGGGGATTTCCGCATCCGACCTGGATCTGATCATCGTGGCGACGATTACACCGGATATGGCGTTTCCGTCGACGGCTTGCGTCGTTCAGAACAAGCTCGGCGCCACGCGCGCCGCAGCATTCGACCTGTCGGCCGCCTGTTCGGGGTTCGTGTACGGCCTTGCGAATGCGTACGCCTATGTTTCCGCCGGACTCGGCAAGTACGTGCTCGTGATAGGCGCGGAAGTGCTGTCGAAAGTGACCGATTACCGCGACCGATCGACATGCATTTTGTTCGGCGACGGGGCCGGTGCCGCAGTCGTCGGTCCTGTTCCGGAAGGGCGCGGGTTTCGATCGTTCGTCCTGGGAGCCGACGGATCGGGAGGCGATCTGCTTTATCTTGCCGGCGGCGGATCACGTCTGCCGGCAAGCGAGCAGACGGTCAAAGAAGGCAAACATTACATTCATATGGAAGGCGGGGAAGTGTTCAAATTCGCCGTGCGCGTCATGGGTCAGGCCGCCGAAGAAGCACTGGCGAAAGCCGGTCTTCGCAAGGAGGACGTCGACTTGCTCGTGCCGCACCAGGCGAACATCCGCATCATCCGGTCCGCTCTGGAACGACTCGGCTTGCCGGAAGAAAAATGCGCCATCAATGTTGACAGGTACGGCAACGTTTCCGCCGCCTCAATCCCGATCGCGCTGGCGGAAGCCGTGGACGCCGGACGCGTGCGCGAGAACGACTGCGTCGTCATGGTCGGGTTCGGCGGCGGGTTGACGTGGGCGGCCTCTGTGTTGATCTGGTAAGGCGTACGCGGAGAGGAGGGGACGCATTGGGCAAACTTGCGTTCGTGTTTCCGGGCCAAGGGGCGCAGAGCGTCGGGATGGGAAAAGACGTTTTCGACGCCGTTCCGGAAGCCCGCCTCGTGTTCGAGACGGCCGACCGGGCGCTCGGATTTCCGCTTTCGGAGTTGATCTTCCACGGACCGGAGGAAGAATTGAAACGGACGTTCAATGCGCAGCCCGCGCTGCTTACGACGAGCGTGGCGCTTCTTTCTGCACTCCGCGTCCGAACGGACGTCCGCCCCGATTACGTAGCCGGTCATAGCCTGGGCGAATATACCGCATTAGTTGCGGCGGGAGCGCTTTCATTCGAAGATGCGGTGCGGCTTGTGCGGATCCGCGGGGAATGCATGGAGGAAGCGGTTCCCGCCGGCAGAGGGGGGATGGCAGCCGTTCTCGGCGCCGACCGGGAAGCGCTCGTCCGGCTGTGCGAGAGAATTAGCGCCGAGATCGGACCGATCGAACCGGCCAACGTGAACGCGCCCGGCCAAATCGTCGTTTCTGGCGTGGCGGCGGCCGTCAAGGCAGTCGTCGAAAGGGCCGCCGAGGCAGGGGCGCGGCGGGCCGTCTTGCTTGAAGTCAGCGGCCCGTTTCATTCGTCCTTGATGAAACCCGCCGCGGAACGGTTCGGGGCGTATGTCGCACAGACGACTTTCCGGCCTCCTGTAGTGCCCGTCGTCTCCAACGTCACGGCCGAGTCGGCAACGGAGCCGGAAACGATCCGCAACTTACTGGTCCGCCAGGTGACCGCCCCGGTGCTGTGGGAGGATTCGGTGCGGTGGCTCGTCGGCCAAGGCGTCGACCGATTCGTCGAAATCGGCCCCGGACAAGTGTTGTCCGGCCTCATCCGCCGCATCGCTCCCGCCGTCCGCGTCATATCCGTCGACGGCCTGCCGGCGCTATCGAAAGTGTCCGATCAGCTGGTCGAAAGCGGATAGAGCCGGCGATCGATTCATATCGATGAAAGGGGGAGCGGCAACATGTCGCTCATGGGCAAAGCGGCGCTCGTCACCGGCGCTTCGCGCGGTATCGGCAAAGCAGTCGCGCTTGCCCTGGCCGAAGCGGGAGCGGACGTGGCGGTCAACTACGTCGGCCGCGAGCAGAGCGCCGAAGAGACAGCGGCCGCGATTCGCGCGCTCGGGCGGCGGGCCTTTACGGTAAGGGCCGACGTATCCGACGCCGATCAAGTGGAGTCGATGATTCGACGTGTCGTCGAGGAATTCGGAAGGTTGGATGTTTTGGTCAACAACGCCGGCATTACGCGCGACAACCTGCTCATTCGGATGAAAGAGGACGAATTCGAGCAGGTGCTTGATACGAACCTCAAAGGCGTCTTCCATTGCACGAAGGCCGCTGCGCGCGTCATGCTCCGTCAGCGTGGAGGCCGTATCATCAACATTTCATCGGTTGTCGGCGTCATCGGCAATGCCGGCCAGGCCAATTACGCGGCCGCCAAAGCCGGCGTCATCGGCTTGACGAAAGCGTGCGCCCGCGAACTCGCCGGCAAGGGCATCACCGTCAATTGCGTCGCTCCGGGATTTATCGAGACGGAGATGACGGATAAACTGTCCGACGAACAAAAGACGCGCCTGCTCGCGCAAATTCCGCTCGGCCGCTTCGGCTCCGTCGAGGACGTTGCGCGCGTCGTTCGGTTTCTCGCGTCGGACGAAGCGTCTTACATGACCGGACAGACGATCTGCGTCGACGGCGGAATGTGCATGTGATCGTCGGCCGGCCGCTATGGCGTTTTGTCGAGACTTCCCGTATAATGGACTGGAAGGAGGTGAACCGGATGTCGGACGTGTTTGAACGCGTCAAAAAGATCATCGTGGACCGCCTCGGCGTCGACGAAGCGGAAGTGACGCCGGAAGCCTCGTTCAGGGACGACCTCGGGGCCGATTCGTTGGACGTCGTCGAACTTGTGATGGAGCTGGAAGACGAATTCGACCTGGAAATTTCCGACGAGGACGCGGAAAAGATCCGGACCGTCGGCGAAGTGGTCGAGTACATAAAATCCCGCAGTTGATCGCAAGTCCCGTTTCCCCGAACGGGACTTCTTTCCTGCGCCGGGGGCGGGAATCCGTGTTGGGGTGAGAACCGCATGACGAGAAGGGTTGTCGTGACCGGGATGGGCGTGGTGACGTCGCTCGGCCGCGATCTGGAGACGTTCTGGAACAACCTGTGCGCCGGGGTCTCCGGCGTTTCCCGGATCGAGTCGTTCGACGCAAGCTCCCTTCCCACCCAGATCGCCGCGGAAATTAAGGATTTCGATCCCGAGGCGTTCATGGACCGGAAAGAGGTGCGTCGCACCGACCGGTTCGTCCAGTTCGCCGTCGCCGCGGCGAAGCTTGCTTTGGAAGACGCCGGGCTTCGCATCGGCGACAACGCCGACCCCGAACGCGTCGGCGTCGTGATCGGATCGGGCATCGGCGGCCTGGCGACCTGGGAAGAACAGCACCTCGCCCTGCTTGAGAAGGGCCCCCGCAAAGTAAGTCCGTTTTTTATCCCGATGATGATCGCCAATATGGCGTCCGGCCAGGTGTCGATCATGACGGGGGCTAAAGGCCCGAACACGGCGCCGGTGACCGCCTGCGCCACGGGCACGCACGCCGTCGG is part of the Candidatus Reconcilbacillus cellulovorans genome and harbors:
- a CDS encoding phosphate acyltransferase, translated to MRIAIDAMGGDHAPAITVRGALIAAKQWPDLELLLVGRPEAIEAHLAGARPRNVRIVPAEEVIAGDEEPVRAVRRKRQSSMVIAGRLVREGEADAMISAGNTGALMATGLLVIGRVEGVDRPALAPLLPTWDGRGVLALDLGANMDAEPEHLVQYAVMGTLYRRHVHGIDRPRVGLLNVGTEPTKGNELTKRAFSLLERSPVAFIGNVESRDVLEGQCDVLVCDGFVGNIMLKSMEGTALAILAEMKRQFSATWTTKLAALAMKHRMQEFRRKIDYRETGGAPLLGVRGVCIKAHGASDADAFKNAIRQAREALCHDIVRKISEQFREKRE
- a CDS encoding 3-oxoacyl-ACP synthase; the encoded protein is MRSAAVGILGTGKHVPDRVLTNRDLERMVDTSDEWIVTRTGIRERRIASYEEAASDLALPAAREALGKAGISASDLDLIIVATITPDMAFPSTACVVQNKLGATRAAAFDLSAACSGFVYGLANAYAYVSAGLGKYVLVIGAEVLSKVTDYRDRSTCILFGDGAGAAVVGPVPEGRGFRSFVLGADGSGGDLLYLAGGGSRLPASEQTVKEGKHYIHMEGGEVFKFAVRVMGQAAEEALAKAGLRKEDVDLLVPHQANIRIIRSALERLGLPEEKCAINVDRYGNVSAASIPIALAEAVDAGRVRENDCVVMVGFGGGLTWAASVLIW
- a CDS encoding [acyl-carrier-protein] S-malonyltransferase; this encodes MGKLAFVFPGQGAQSVGMGKDVFDAVPEARLVFETADRALGFPLSELIFHGPEEELKRTFNAQPALLTTSVALLSALRVRTDVRPDYVAGHSLGEYTALVAAGALSFEDAVRLVRIRGECMEEAVPAGRGGMAAVLGADREALVRLCERISAEIGPIEPANVNAPGQIVVSGVAAAVKAVVERAAEAGARRAVLLEVSGPFHSSLMKPAAERFGAYVAQTTFRPPVVPVVSNVTAESATEPETIRNLLVRQVTAPVLWEDSVRWLVGQGVDRFVEIGPGQVLSGLIRRIAPAVRVISVDGLPALSKVSDQLVESG
- a CDS encoding beta-ketoacyl-ACP reductase, whose product is MSLMGKAALVTGASRGIGKAVALALAEAGADVAVNYVGREQSAEETAAAIRALGRRAFTVRADVSDADQVESMIRRVVEEFGRLDVLVNNAGITRDNLLIRMKEDEFEQVLDTNLKGVFHCTKAAARVMLRQRGGRIINISSVVGVIGNAGQANYAAAKAGVIGLTKACARELAGKGITVNCVAPGFIETEMTDKLSDEQKTRLLAQIPLGRFGSVEDVARVVRFLASDEASYMTGQTICVDGGMCM
- a CDS encoding acyl carrier protein → MSDVFERVKKIIVDRLGVDEAEVTPEASFRDDLGADSLDVVELVMELEDEFDLEISDEDAEKIRTVGEVVEYIKSRS